One Mesoplodon densirostris isolate mMesDen1 chromosome X, mMesDen1 primary haplotype, whole genome shotgun sequence genomic region harbors:
- the IDH3G gene encoding isocitrate dehydrogenase [NAD] subunit gamma, mitochondrial isoform X2: MALKVVTAAGGAVKAVLRPALLCRPWEVLGAHEAPWRSFSPPSAKYGGRHTVTMIPGDGIGPELMLHVKSVFRHACVPVDFEEVHVSSNADEEDIRNAIMAIRRNRVALKGNIETNHNLPPSHKSRNNILRTSLDLYANVIHCKSLPGVVTRHRDIDILIVRENTEGEYSSLEHESVAGVVESLKIITEAKSLRIAEYAFKLAQESGRKKVTAVHKANIMKLGDGLFLQCCRAVAARYPQITFENMIVDNTTMQLVSRPQQFDVMVMPNLYGNIVNNVCAGLVGGPGLVAGANYGHVYAVFETATRNTGKSIANRNIANPTATLLASCMMLDHLKLHSYATSIRKAVLASMDNENMHTPDIGGQGTTSEAIQDIIRHIRVINGRAVEA; the protein is encoded by the exons ATGGCGCTGAAGGTGGTGACGGCCGCGGGCGGCGCTGTGAAGGCAGTGCTCAGGCCGGCCCTCCTCTGCCGTCCTTGGGAG GTTCTAGGTGCCCATGAAGCCCCCTGGAGGAGCTTCTCA CCCCCGTCGGCTAAGTATGGTGGGCGGCACACGGTCACCATGATCCCAGGGGACGGCATCGGGCCAGAACTCATGTTGCACGTCAAGTCTGTGTTCAG GCATGCGTGTGTGCCTGTGGACTTCGAAGAGGTGCATGTGAGCTCCAATGCCGACGAGGAGGACATCCGAAACGCCATCATGGCCATCCGGCGGAACCGCGTGGCCCTGAAGG GCAATATTGAAACAAACCATAACCTGCCGCCATCCCACAAATCCCGAAACAACATCCTTCG CACCAGCCTGGACCTGTACGCCAACGTCATCCACTGTAAGAGCCTGCCGGGAGTGGTGACGCGGCACCGGGACATAGATATCCTCATCGTCCGGGAAAACACAGAGGGCGAGTATAGCAGCCTGGAGCATGAG AGTGTGGCAGGAGTGGTGGAGAGCCTGAAGATCATCACCGAGGCCAAGTCCCTGCGCATTGCTGAGTATGCCTTCAAACTGGCCCAGGAGAGTGGGCGCAAGAAAGTGACGGCTGTACACAAGGCCAACATCAT GAAACTGGGCGATGGGCTCTTCCTCCAGTGCTGCAGGGCGGTGGCAGCCCGTTACCCCCAGATCACCTTCGAGAATATGATCGTGGACAACACCACCATGCAG CTGGTGTCCCGGCCCCAGCAGTTCGATGTCATGGTGATGCCCAATCTCTACGGCAACATCGTCAACAACGTCTGTGCGGGGTTGGTTGGGGGCCCTGGCCTCGTAGCTGGGGCCAACTACGGCCACGTGTATGCCGTGTTTGAGACG GCTACAAGGAACACAGGCAAGAGTATCGCCAACAGGAACATCGCCAACCCCACAGCTACGCTGCTGGCAAGTTGCATGATGCTCGATCACCTCAA GCTCCACTCCTACGCCACCTCCATCCGCAAGGCCGTCTTGGCATCCATGGACAATGAAAAT ATGCACACCCCAGACATCGGGGGCCAGGGCACCACGTCAGAAGCCATCCAGGACATCATCCGCCATATCCGCGTCATCAACGGCCGGGCCGTGGAGGCCTAG
- the SRPK3 gene encoding SRSF protein kinase 3 isoform X1 — MSTSAVGGGGDSGSSSSSQASCGPESSGSELAPAVPAPRILQGLLGSDDEEQEDPKDYCKGGYYPVKIGDLFNGRYHVVRKLGWGHFSTVWLCWDIQRKRFVALKVVKSAGHYTETAVDEIKLLKCVRDSDPSDPKRETIVQLIDDFRISGVNGVHVCMVLEVLGHQLLKWIIKSNYQGLPVPCVKSIVRQVLHGLDYLHTKCKIIHTDIKPENILLCVGDAYIRRLAAEATEWQQSGAPPPSRSTVSTAPQEVLTGKLSKNKRKKMRRKRKQQKRLLEERLRDLQRLEAMEAAAQAEDSGSRLEGGSGSTSSSGCHPGGAGAGPSPASSSPAPGGSRSLSPSSQTSGFSGSLFSPASCSVLSGSSNQRETGGLLSPSTPFGASNLLVNPLEPQNADKIKIKIADLGNACWVHKHFTEDIQTRQYRAVEVLIGAEYGPPADIWSTACMAFELATGDYLFEPHSGEDYSRDEDHIAHIVELLGDIPPAFALSGRYSREFFNRRGELRHIHNLKHWGLYEVLMEKYEWPLEQATQFSAFLLPMMEYLPEKRASAADCLQHPWLNP, encoded by the exons ATGAGCACCAgcgcggtgggcggcggcggggacagtggcagcagcagcag CTCACAGGCCTCCTGTGGGCCTGAGTCCTCAGGCTCTGAACTGGCCCCCGCCGTGCCGGCGCCACGGATACtgcaggggctgctgggctccgACGACGAGGAGCAGGAGGATCCCAAGGACTATTGCAAGG GTGGCTACTACCCAGTGAAGATCGGGGACCTGTTTAATGGGCGGTACCACGTGGTGCGCAAGCTCGGCTGGGGCCACTTCTCCACCGTCTGGCTCTGCTGGGACATCCA GCGCAAGCGCTTCGTGGCCCTCAAAGTGGTGAAGAGCGCAGGGCATTACACGGAGACAGCTGTGGATGAGATCAAGCTCCTGAAATGT GTCCGAGACAGTGACCCCAGTGACCCCAAAAGAGAAACCATTGTCCAGCTCATCGACGACTTCAGGATCTCAGGGGTTAATGGAGTCC ACGTGTGCATGGTATTGGAGGTCCTAGGCCACCAGCTCCTCAAGTGGATCATCAAGTCCAACTACCAGGGCCTGCCCGTGCCCTGCGTGAAGAGCATTGTGAGGCAG GTGCTGCACGGCCTGGACTACCTCCACACCAAGTGCAAGATTATCCACACAGACATCAAGCCTGAAAACATCCTGCTGTGTGTGGGTGATGCCTACATCAGGCGCCTGGCTGCTGAGGCCACGGAGTGGCAGCAGTCAGGGGCCCCGCCCCCATCCCGTTCCACAG tcaGCACTGCCCCCCAGGAGGTCTTG ACCGGTAAGCTGTCCaaaaacaagaggaagaagatgagGCGCAAACGGAAACAGCAGAAGCGGCTGCTAGAGGAGCGGCTTCGGGACCTGCAGAGGCTGGAGGCCATGGAGGCGGCGGCCCAGGCCGAGG ACTCTGGCTCAAGACTAGAGGGGGGCAGCGGCTCCACCTCCTCTTCCGGCTGCCACCCTGGGGGGGCCGGGGCCGGCCCCTCCccggcctcctcctcccctgcccccggggGCAGCcgcagcctcagccccagctcccagACCTCAGGCTTCTCgggctccctcttctcccccgCCTCGTGCTCCGTCCTCTCAGGCTCATCCAACCAACGAGAGACCGGGGGCCTCCTGTCACCCAGCA CACCATTTGGTGCCTCCAACCTCCTGGTGAACCCCCTAGAGCCCCAAAATGCAGACAAGATCAAGATCAAGATCGCAGACCTGGGCAACGCCTGCTGGGTG CACAAGCACTTCACCGAGGACATCCAGACGCGGCAGTACCGGGCCGTGGAGGTGCTGATTGGCGCCGAGTACGGGCCCCCGGCCGACATCTGGAGCACGGCGTGCATG GCCTTCGAGCTGGCCACTGGCGACTACCTGTTCGAGCCACACTCCGGAGAAGACTACAGTCGTGACGAGG ACCACATCGCCCACATCGTGGAGCTGCTGGGAGACATCCCCCCGGCCTTTGCCCTCTCGGGCCGCTATTCCCGGGAGTTCTTCAACCGGAGAG GAGAGCTGCGGCACATCCACAACCTCAAGCACTGGGGCCTGTACGAGGTGCTCATGGAGAAGTACGAGTGGCCCCTGGAGCAGGCCACGCAGTTCAGCGCCTTCCTGCTGCCCATGATGGAGTACCTCCCCGAAAAGCGGGCCAGCGCGGCCGACTGCCTCCAGCACCCTTGGCTCAATCCCTAG
- the IDH3G gene encoding isocitrate dehydrogenase [NAD] subunit gamma, mitochondrial isoform X3, translating to MALKVVTAAGGAVKAVLRPALLCRPWEVLGAHEAPWRSFSQQTIPPSAKYGGRHTVTMIPGDGIGPELMLHVKSVFRHACVPVDFEEVHVSSNADEEDIRNAIMAIRRNRVALKGNIETNHNLPPSHKSRNNILRTSLDLYANVIHCKSLPGVVTRHRDIDILIVRENTEGEYSSLEHESVAGVVESLKIITEAKSLRIAEYAFKLAQESGRKKVTAVHKANIMKLGDGLFLQCCRAVAARYPQITFENMIVDNTTMQATRNTGKSIANRNIANPTATLLASCMMLDHLKLHSYATSIRKAVLASMDNENMHTPDIGGQGTTSEAIQDIIRHIRVINGRAVEA from the exons ATGGCGCTGAAGGTGGTGACGGCCGCGGGCGGCGCTGTGAAGGCAGTGCTCAGGCCGGCCCTCCTCTGCCGTCCTTGGGAG GTTCTAGGTGCCCATGAAGCCCCCTGGAGGAGCTTCTCA CAACAAACAATT CCCCCGTCGGCTAAGTATGGTGGGCGGCACACGGTCACCATGATCCCAGGGGACGGCATCGGGCCAGAACTCATGTTGCACGTCAAGTCTGTGTTCAG GCATGCGTGTGTGCCTGTGGACTTCGAAGAGGTGCATGTGAGCTCCAATGCCGACGAGGAGGACATCCGAAACGCCATCATGGCCATCCGGCGGAACCGCGTGGCCCTGAAGG GCAATATTGAAACAAACCATAACCTGCCGCCATCCCACAAATCCCGAAACAACATCCTTCG CACCAGCCTGGACCTGTACGCCAACGTCATCCACTGTAAGAGCCTGCCGGGAGTGGTGACGCGGCACCGGGACATAGATATCCTCATCGTCCGGGAAAACACAGAGGGCGAGTATAGCAGCCTGGAGCATGAG AGTGTGGCAGGAGTGGTGGAGAGCCTGAAGATCATCACCGAGGCCAAGTCCCTGCGCATTGCTGAGTATGCCTTCAAACTGGCCCAGGAGAGTGGGCGCAAGAAAGTGACGGCTGTACACAAGGCCAACATCAT GAAACTGGGCGATGGGCTCTTCCTCCAGTGCTGCAGGGCGGTGGCAGCCCGTTACCCCCAGATCACCTTCGAGAATATGATCGTGGACAACACCACCATGCAG GCTACAAGGAACACAGGCAAGAGTATCGCCAACAGGAACATCGCCAACCCCACAGCTACGCTGCTGGCAAGTTGCATGATGCTCGATCACCTCAA GCTCCACTCCTACGCCACCTCCATCCGCAAGGCCGTCTTGGCATCCATGGACAATGAAAAT ATGCACACCCCAGACATCGGGGGCCAGGGCACCACGTCAGAAGCCATCCAGGACATCATCCGCCATATCCGCGTCATCAACGGCCGGGCCGTGGAGGCCTAG
- the IDH3G gene encoding isocitrate dehydrogenase [NAD] subunit gamma, mitochondrial isoform X1, translating to MALKVVTAAGGAVKAVLRPALLCRPWEVLGAHEAPWRSFSQQTIPPSAKYGGRHTVTMIPGDGIGPELMLHVKSVFRHACVPVDFEEVHVSSNADEEDIRNAIMAIRRNRVALKGNIETNHNLPPSHKSRNNILRTSLDLYANVIHCKSLPGVVTRHRDIDILIVRENTEGEYSSLEHESVAGVVESLKIITEAKSLRIAEYAFKLAQESGRKKVTAVHKANIMKLGDGLFLQCCRAVAARYPQITFENMIVDNTTMQLVSRPQQFDVMVMPNLYGNIVNNVCAGLVGGPGLVAGANYGHVYAVFETATRNTGKSIANRNIANPTATLLASCMMLDHLKLHSYATSIRKAVLASMDNENMHTPDIGGQGTTSEAIQDIIRHIRVINGRAVEA from the exons ATGGCGCTGAAGGTGGTGACGGCCGCGGGCGGCGCTGTGAAGGCAGTGCTCAGGCCGGCCCTCCTCTGCCGTCCTTGGGAG GTTCTAGGTGCCCATGAAGCCCCCTGGAGGAGCTTCTCA CAACAAACAATT CCCCCGTCGGCTAAGTATGGTGGGCGGCACACGGTCACCATGATCCCAGGGGACGGCATCGGGCCAGAACTCATGTTGCACGTCAAGTCTGTGTTCAG GCATGCGTGTGTGCCTGTGGACTTCGAAGAGGTGCATGTGAGCTCCAATGCCGACGAGGAGGACATCCGAAACGCCATCATGGCCATCCGGCGGAACCGCGTGGCCCTGAAGG GCAATATTGAAACAAACCATAACCTGCCGCCATCCCACAAATCCCGAAACAACATCCTTCG CACCAGCCTGGACCTGTACGCCAACGTCATCCACTGTAAGAGCCTGCCGGGAGTGGTGACGCGGCACCGGGACATAGATATCCTCATCGTCCGGGAAAACACAGAGGGCGAGTATAGCAGCCTGGAGCATGAG AGTGTGGCAGGAGTGGTGGAGAGCCTGAAGATCATCACCGAGGCCAAGTCCCTGCGCATTGCTGAGTATGCCTTCAAACTGGCCCAGGAGAGTGGGCGCAAGAAAGTGACGGCTGTACACAAGGCCAACATCAT GAAACTGGGCGATGGGCTCTTCCTCCAGTGCTGCAGGGCGGTGGCAGCCCGTTACCCCCAGATCACCTTCGAGAATATGATCGTGGACAACACCACCATGCAG CTGGTGTCCCGGCCCCAGCAGTTCGATGTCATGGTGATGCCCAATCTCTACGGCAACATCGTCAACAACGTCTGTGCGGGGTTGGTTGGGGGCCCTGGCCTCGTAGCTGGGGCCAACTACGGCCACGTGTATGCCGTGTTTGAGACG GCTACAAGGAACACAGGCAAGAGTATCGCCAACAGGAACATCGCCAACCCCACAGCTACGCTGCTGGCAAGTTGCATGATGCTCGATCACCTCAA GCTCCACTCCTACGCCACCTCCATCCGCAAGGCCGTCTTGGCATCCATGGACAATGAAAAT ATGCACACCCCAGACATCGGGGGCCAGGGCACCACGTCAGAAGCCATCCAGGACATCATCCGCCATATCCGCGTCATCAACGGCCGGGCCGTGGAGGCCTAG
- the SRPK3 gene encoding SRSF protein kinase 3 isoform X2, whose translation MSTSAVGGGGDSGSSSSSQASCGPESSGSELAPAVPAPRILQGLLGSDDEEQEDPKDYCKGGYYPVKIGDLFNGRYHVVRKLGWGHFSTVWLCWDIQRKRFVALKVVKSAGHYTETAVDEIKLLKCVRDSDPSDPKRETIVQLIDDFRISGVNGVHVCMVLEVLGHQLLKWIIKSNYQGLPVPCVKSIVRQVLHGLDYLHTKCKIIHTDIKPENILLCVGDAYIRRLAAEATEWQQSGAPPPSRSTVSTAPQEVLTGKLSKNKRKKMRRKRKQQKRLLEERLRDLQRLEAMEAAAQAEDSGSRLEGGSGSTSSSGFSGSLFSPASCSVLSGSSNQRETGGLLSPSTPFGASNLLVNPLEPQNADKIKIKIADLGNACWVHKHFTEDIQTRQYRAVEVLIGAEYGPPADIWSTACMAFELATGDYLFEPHSGEDYSRDEDHIAHIVELLGDIPPAFALSGRYSREFFNRRGELRHIHNLKHWGLYEVLMEKYEWPLEQATQFSAFLLPMMEYLPEKRASAADCLQHPWLNP comes from the exons ATGAGCACCAgcgcggtgggcggcggcggggacagtggcagcagcagcag CTCACAGGCCTCCTGTGGGCCTGAGTCCTCAGGCTCTGAACTGGCCCCCGCCGTGCCGGCGCCACGGATACtgcaggggctgctgggctccgACGACGAGGAGCAGGAGGATCCCAAGGACTATTGCAAGG GTGGCTACTACCCAGTGAAGATCGGGGACCTGTTTAATGGGCGGTACCACGTGGTGCGCAAGCTCGGCTGGGGCCACTTCTCCACCGTCTGGCTCTGCTGGGACATCCA GCGCAAGCGCTTCGTGGCCCTCAAAGTGGTGAAGAGCGCAGGGCATTACACGGAGACAGCTGTGGATGAGATCAAGCTCCTGAAATGT GTCCGAGACAGTGACCCCAGTGACCCCAAAAGAGAAACCATTGTCCAGCTCATCGACGACTTCAGGATCTCAGGGGTTAATGGAGTCC ACGTGTGCATGGTATTGGAGGTCCTAGGCCACCAGCTCCTCAAGTGGATCATCAAGTCCAACTACCAGGGCCTGCCCGTGCCCTGCGTGAAGAGCATTGTGAGGCAG GTGCTGCACGGCCTGGACTACCTCCACACCAAGTGCAAGATTATCCACACAGACATCAAGCCTGAAAACATCCTGCTGTGTGTGGGTGATGCCTACATCAGGCGCCTGGCTGCTGAGGCCACGGAGTGGCAGCAGTCAGGGGCCCCGCCCCCATCCCGTTCCACAG tcaGCACTGCCCCCCAGGAGGTCTTG ACCGGTAAGCTGTCCaaaaacaagaggaagaagatgagGCGCAAACGGAAACAGCAGAAGCGGCTGCTAGAGGAGCGGCTTCGGGACCTGCAGAGGCTGGAGGCCATGGAGGCGGCGGCCCAGGCCGAGG ACTCTGGCTCAAGACTAGAGGGGGGCAGCGGCTCCACCTCCTCTTCCG GCTTCTCgggctccctcttctcccccgCCTCGTGCTCCGTCCTCTCAGGCTCATCCAACCAACGAGAGACCGGGGGCCTCCTGTCACCCAGCA CACCATTTGGTGCCTCCAACCTCCTGGTGAACCCCCTAGAGCCCCAAAATGCAGACAAGATCAAGATCAAGATCGCAGACCTGGGCAACGCCTGCTGGGTG CACAAGCACTTCACCGAGGACATCCAGACGCGGCAGTACCGGGCCGTGGAGGTGCTGATTGGCGCCGAGTACGGGCCCCCGGCCGACATCTGGAGCACGGCGTGCATG GCCTTCGAGCTGGCCACTGGCGACTACCTGTTCGAGCCACACTCCGGAGAAGACTACAGTCGTGACGAGG ACCACATCGCCCACATCGTGGAGCTGCTGGGAGACATCCCCCCGGCCTTTGCCCTCTCGGGCCGCTATTCCCGGGAGTTCTTCAACCGGAGAG GAGAGCTGCGGCACATCCACAACCTCAAGCACTGGGGCCTGTACGAGGTGCTCATGGAGAAGTACGAGTGGCCCCTGGAGCAGGCCACGCAGTTCAGCGCCTTCCTGCTGCCCATGATGGAGTACCTCCCCGAAAAGCGGGCCAGCGCGGCCGACTGCCTCCAGCACCCTTGGCTCAATCCCTAG